Proteins encoded by one window of Candidatus Stoquefichus sp. SB1:
- the rpsF gene encoding 30S ribosomal protein S6 — MNKYEIMFIVKPDVEEDARNAIIENFKKVLTNTEGTVDNVNEWGLRDLAYEIKDYTKGYYVVMDTTTTPANIAEFERLSRINASMLRHLTLRRD, encoded by the coding sequence ATGAACAAATATGAAATTATGTTTATTGTAAAACCAGACGTTGAAGAAGATGCAAGAAATGCAATTATCGAAAACTTCAAAAAAGTATTAACAAATACTGAAGGAACTGTAGATAATGTAAACGAATGGGGATTACGTGATTTAGCTTACGAAATCAAAGATTATACTAAAGGATATTATGTTGTTATGGATACAACAACAACTCCAGCTAATATTGCTGAATTCGAACGTTTATCACGTATTAATGCAAGCATGTTACGTCATTTAACTCTTAGAAGAGATTAA
- a CDS encoding peptidoglycan recognition protein family protein, whose translation MKRKKKKLKKGILFMLIFLIILGIGGGYYITTRHNDIEEYNVEGLSIQHQFLTVNPYSRSGKNLPRVNGIVVHYTANPGSTAQNNHDYFESLKNKKTASVSSHFIIGLKGEIIQCIPLNEVAYASNNRNKDTISIECCHPDKSGKFNTQTYQSLQKLVQALMKTYHLGQDNIIRHYDVTKKICPKYFVDYPEEWEKFLDSLEN comes from the coding sequence ATGAAAAGAAAGAAAAAGAAACTAAAAAAAGGAATATTATTTATGCTTATTTTCCTCATTATTTTAGGAATTGGCGGGGGATACTATATTACAACAAGACATAATGACATCGAAGAATATAATGTTGAAGGTTTATCTATTCAACATCAGTTTTTAACTGTTAATCCTTATTCAAGAAGTGGAAAAAATTTACCGAGAGTTAATGGCATTGTTGTTCATTACACAGCGAATCCAGGCTCTACTGCACAAAATAATCATGATTATTTTGAAAGTCTTAAAAATAAAAAAACAGCTTCTGTATCAAGCCATTTTATTATTGGATTAAAAGGAGAAATTATTCAGTGTATTCCTTTAAATGAAGTTGCTTATGCTTCTAATAACCGTAATAAAGATACAATTTCTATTGAATGCTGTCATCCTGATAAAAGTGGAAAATTCAATACCCAAACTTATCAATCCCTTCAAAAACTTGTTCAGGCATTAATGAAAACTTATCATCTAGGTCAAGACAATATTATTAGACACTATGACGTCACTAAAAAAATATGTCCTAAATATTTTGTGGATTATCCTGAAGAATGGGAAAAATTTCTTGATTCTTTAGAAAATTAA
- a CDS encoding DUF2232 domain-containing protein → MGKTNTKKMVQGAMIAAIFGALSLLNTYTGSMFDIFICYVMVIPLVWYGYTYTLKDNAIVCVVAMIVIAMMGLPFFIISSISSCLAGLFIGEALKRQAKKETILLGTLVVTFLNNILIYEVFSGLLGIHFMAEMEEMYMTMIQPITALSQKISLDFFLSMAPLVILLTSVMEMYVILLLCQITLTRLNIQFPGSFHIATMHLSRKTGLILVVLLFGSYVVQNFIGYQSVYLSYAYTIAVVTFALQGLSFLSWLLIMKEKPRWMILVFIGILIPMVNSLYVVVGIIDIFSDLRANLLYNGHSND, encoded by the coding sequence ATGGGAAAAACAAATACAAAGAAAATGGTTCAAGGGGCAATGATTGCTGCCATCTTTGGTGCTTTGTCATTATTGAATACTTATACTGGAAGTATGTTTGATATATTTATTTGTTATGTTATGGTGATACCGCTTGTATGGTATGGTTACACATATACACTCAAAGACAATGCAATTGTGTGTGTTGTCGCAATGATTGTGATTGCAATGATGGGATTACCATTCTTTATTATCTCTTCTATTTCTTCATGTCTGGCAGGACTATTTATTGGTGAAGCGTTAAAACGTCAGGCAAAAAAGGAAACAATACTTTTAGGAACCTTGGTTGTTACTTTTTTGAATAATATTTTGATTTATGAAGTGTTTTCAGGGTTACTAGGTATTCATTTTATGGCTGAAATGGAAGAAATGTATATGACAATGATTCAACCAATCACGGCATTGTCACAAAAGATTTCGCTTGATTTCTTTTTGTCCATGGCACCATTAGTGATCTTATTAACATCAGTTATGGAAATGTATGTTATTTTACTATTATGTCAAATCACTTTAACGAGATTAAATATTCAGTTTCCTGGATCATTTCATATTGCAACTATGCATTTAAGTCGTAAAACGGGTTTGATTTTAGTTGTTTTATTGTTTGGATCATATGTTGTACAGAATTTTATTGGATATCAAAGTGTTTATCTTTCTTATGCTTATACAATAGCAGTGGTGACGTTTGCATTACAGGGACTTTCTTTTTTATCATGGTTGTTGATTATGAAAGAAAAGCCAAGATGGATGATTCTTGTTTTTATAGGAATCCTTATACCAATGGTCAATAGTTTATATGTAGTCGTAGGAATCATAGATATATTTAGTGATTTAAGGGCAAATTTATTGTATAATGGACATAGCAACGATTAA
- the rpsR gene encoding 30S ribosomal protein S18 — MAFKRQRMGRKKVCYFTKNKIDYIDYKDVELLKRFVSANGKIIPRRVTGTSAKYQRQLASAIKRARQMALLPYVGE; from the coding sequence ATGGCATTCAAAAGACAAAGAATGGGTAGAAAGAAAGTTTGCTACTTTACAAAAAACAAGATTGATTACATTGATTATAAAGATGTTGAATTATTAAAAAGATTCGTTTCTGCAAATGGAAAAATCATTCCTAGACGTGTAACAGGAACAAGCGCTAAATACCAAAGACAATTAGCATCAGCTATTAAACGTGCTAGACAAATGGCATTATTACCATACGTTGGTGAATAA
- a CDS encoding metallophosphoesterase family protein has translation MYRIGVISDTHNVLREEVLDILKDCDYILHAGDIMQEDILDRLKALTQVIAVKGNNDQLDLDDEIFFSIGGFRFYMTHQIKEWQDTDFYIYGHSHRYECYQKEGIQYLNPGSCGRKRFSLPLTYALIDIDGDRYTITQMRL, from the coding sequence ATGTATAGAATAGGAGTCATTTCTGACACACATAATGTTTTAAGAGAAGAAGTTTTGGATATTCTTAAAGATTGTGATTATATTCTACATGCTGGTGATATTATGCAAGAGGATATTCTTGATAGATTAAAAGCATTGACGCAAGTGATTGCAGTTAAGGGCAATAATGACCAATTAGATTTAGATGATGAGATATTTTTTAGTATAGGGGGATTTCGTTTCTATATGACTCATCAGATAAAAGAATGGCAGGACACAGACTTTTATATATATGGCCATTCCCATCGGTATGAATGTTATCAGAAAGAGGGGATTCAATATTTGAATCCTGGGAGTTGTGGTCGAAAAAGATTCTCTTTACCATTAACATATGCTTTGATTGATATTGATGGTGATCGTTATACAATAACTCAGATGCGATTATAA
- the ssb gene encoding single-stranded DNA-binding protein — protein MINRVVLVGRMTRDPELRRTNTGAAVTSFTLALNRNFQSADGQQADYINCVVWNKVAENVERYCSKGSLVGVEGRLRSRSYDNAQGQKVYVVEVVCDSVQFLETKAARERAQQQQPQVEQDNFYDMKTVDLEKDFDNSFDSFDIMEDDIQF, from the coding sequence ATGATTAATCGTGTCGTACTCGTTGGTAGAATGACAAGAGACCCAGAACTAAGAAGAACAAATACTGGTGCTGCTGTAACAAGTTTTACATTGGCATTAAATCGTAATTTTCAATCTGCTGATGGACAACAAGCTGATTATATCAATTGTGTTGTTTGGAATAAAGTGGCTGAAAATGTTGAGAGATATTGTTCAAAAGGATCTTTAGTTGGTGTAGAAGGAAGACTACGTTCTCGTAGTTATGATAATGCACAAGGACAAAAAGTATATGTTGTAGAAGTTGTATGTGATAGCGTTCAATTCTTAGAAACGAAAGCTGCTAGGGAAAGAGCACAGCAACAACAACCTCAAGTGGAACAAGATAATTTCTATGATATGAAAACAGTGGATTTAGAAAAGGATTTTGATAATTCTTTTGATTCATTTGATATCATGGAAGATGACATTCAATTTTAA
- a CDS encoding DHH family phosphoesterase, translating to MTRRIIQIRNLIVGLLIGESVLLFGLYLLINHSMLFAFAVYALVKNIILFIIFAYLSYLLETNNMSVSEALNIDAKNALIFGGIALIQYDETRNVVWTSDLFKEMNINIVGVKLLEWQPHLASLFDDEDIKVIDIKGKRFEAYNSKETKLIYLKDVTQFLSLQQDYLDQQVCMAYITIDNYEETLENADEPKMALIQSKSRQVIVDWAYSNGIIIRRFKSGGYLAFFNERIYKKQVENKFAILDTFKEMSRELDEVMTLSIGIGRDSRVLRELDDMASNALNLTYSRGGDQVAVKSGDDNVKFFGGNSDTFEKSSKVRARVIAQSLAGLIKNSGLVLVMGHKNSDLDSFGASLGVAKIAKAYGKKTNIVLDFDSIEQKTKNVANLVKSDERYKGLIVSYTEAMERIGKNTLLIIVDNHKPSLAISNALLERVKNKVIIDHHRRGEEFIEAPVLTYLEPAASSTVELVVELCDYQNTEVDMNELDATIMYAGMLVDTNNFKQRVGVRTFQSAAYLKELQANVTQAYEFLEDSYEETLKKLSVTQRSYQYNPYILISCGEENEDYTRAMLSKASNSLLEVSGIKASFTIGRVSKSVVAISARSAKDINVQIIMENMGGGGHFSMAAAQFENQSIEDVRLLLEEKIKEYLDDRGEV from the coding sequence ATGACAAGAAGAATTATTCAGATAAGAAATCTTATTGTAGGTTTATTAATTGGTGAATCAGTCTTATTATTTGGATTGTATCTTCTTATTAACCACTCTATGTTGTTTGCTTTTGCTGTATATGCTCTTGTAAAGAATATTATTTTATTTATTATTTTTGCTTATTTGTCATATCTTTTAGAAACAAATAATATGAGTGTTTCTGAGGCTTTGAATATTGATGCAAAGAATGCTTTGATTTTTGGTGGTATTGCATTGATTCAGTATGATGAGACAAGAAATGTTGTTTGGACAAGTGATTTGTTTAAAGAAATGAATATTAATATTGTGGGAGTAAAATTACTGGAATGGCAACCACATTTAGCTTCATTATTTGATGATGAAGATATTAAAGTGATTGATATTAAAGGAAAACGTTTTGAAGCGTATAATAGTAAGGAAACAAAATTAATTTATTTAAAAGATGTGACACAATTTTTATCTTTACAACAGGATTATTTAGATCAACAGGTTTGTATGGCTTACATTACAATAGATAACTATGAAGAGACATTAGAAAATGCTGATGAACCTAAAATGGCACTTATTCAATCAAAATCAAGACAAGTTATTGTTGATTGGGCTTATTCTAACGGAATTATTATTAGAAGGTTTAAGTCCGGTGGTTATTTGGCTTTTTTTAATGAAAGAATTTATAAAAAGCAAGTTGAAAATAAGTTTGCTATTTTAGATACATTTAAAGAAATGTCTAGAGAACTTGATGAGGTTATGACTTTAAGTATTGGAATTGGACGAGATTCACGTGTTTTAAGAGAATTAGATGATATGGCATCAAATGCTTTAAATCTGACTTATTCTCGTGGTGGAGATCAGGTGGCTGTCAAATCTGGTGATGATAATGTTAAGTTTTTTGGTGGAAATAGTGATACATTTGAAAAAAGTAGTAAAGTACGAGCAAGAGTCATTGCCCAGTCTTTAGCTGGCTTGATAAAGAATTCTGGATTGGTACTGGTGATGGGACATAAAAATTCGGACTTGGATTCATTTGGAGCATCATTAGGTGTGGCTAAGATTGCGAAGGCTTATGGAAAGAAAACGAATATTGTTTTGGATTTTGATTCAATTGAACAAAAGACGAAGAATGTTGCAAATTTAGTAAAATCTGATGAAAGATATAAAGGGCTTATCGTCAGTTATACTGAGGCTATGGAACGTATTGGAAAGAATACTTTATTAATTATTGTTGATAACCATAAGCCAAGTTTGGCTATTTCTAATGCATTGCTTGAGCGAGTGAAAAATAAGGTCATTATTGATCATCATCGACGTGGTGAAGAGTTTATTGAAGCGCCTGTTTTAACTTATTTGGAACCAGCGGCTTCAAGTACGGTTGAATTGGTTGTAGAATTATGCGATTATCAAAATACAGAAGTTGATATGAATGAATTAGATGCAACAATTATGTATGCTGGAATGCTTGTGGATACAAATAATTTCAAGCAAAGAGTGGGAGTGCGTACTTTTCAATCCGCAGCATATTTAAAAGAATTACAAGCAAATGTAACTCAGGCATATGAATTTTTAGAAGATTCATATGAAGAAACTTTAAAGAAACTTTCTGTAACACAGAGATCATATCAATATAATCCATATATATTAATTTCCTGTGGGGAAGAAAATGAAGATTATACAAGAGCGATGCTTTCAAAGGCGAGTAATTCATTATTAGAAGTGAGTGGAATTAAAGCATCATTTACGATTGGACGTGTGTCAAAATCAGTTGTTGCAATTAGTGCAAGAAGTGCTAAAGATATTAATGTTCAAATTATTATGGAAAATATGGGTGGTGGTGGTCATTTTAGTATGGCAGCAGCCCAATTTGAAAATCAGAGTATAGAAGATGTACGTCTTTTACTAGAAGAAAAAATTAAAGAATATTTAGATGATAGAGGTGAAGTATAA